The following are encoded in a window of Paludisphaera rhizosphaerae genomic DNA:
- the htpG gene encoding molecular chaperone HtpG encodes MTTEHTHDKQEFTFQAEIKQLLHLLSHSLYQSREIALRELISNASDALDKMRFVSLTDESQRDCGLLEITIEPDDATHLLAIRDTGVGMTRDELVTNLGTIAHSGSGEFLKGLSTEQKSKAELSLIGQFGVGFYSAFMIADQVRVRTRSYREEHGWEWSSDGTGRFTIESVESPLPRGTEIILHLKDDAHDFAKPYRIKDAVKRYSSFVPHPIKLLPEAEVLNDQKPIWVEPKRQVTDEQYERFYQHLSHHGDEKPLWRLHVSVDSPIQFHAVLFCPPTNLERMGFPRVEHGVSLCAKRILVQHDCRELLPDYLRFLFGLVDSEDLPLNVSRETLQDNTVIRRIRGSLLKSIFDRLEQLAKDEPEAFQTFTDQFGMMLKEGVIVDFAQRERLAKLIRFGSSHKADDKLDVSLDDYVARMPENQKRIYFLGGPDLAAIEKNPNLEVFRKRKLEVLYLTEPIDEFVMNSLGQYGGKRLTSIDSDDLELPEAPAEEGKAEDAEASKAEPGFERVLTLFREALGSRVREVRESHRLTDSPCCLVNADGTLSTQMQRILKMANRDMPEAERILEINPKAPLIRRLTRLSANTDHDAFIKECGLQLWSNALILEGVTPDARELTSRIESFMDEAAEKRSPLIVM; translated from the coding sequence ATGACGACCGAACACACTCATGACAAGCAGGAATTCACCTTCCAGGCGGAGATCAAGCAACTCCTGCACCTGCTGTCGCACTCGCTGTATCAGAGCAGGGAGATCGCGCTTCGGGAGTTGATCTCGAACGCTTCCGACGCGCTCGACAAGATGCGGTTCGTTTCGCTGACCGACGAATCTCAGCGCGATTGCGGACTGCTGGAGATCACCATCGAGCCCGACGACGCCACGCATCTCCTGGCGATCCGCGACACGGGCGTCGGCATGACGCGTGACGAGTTGGTGACGAACCTGGGGACGATCGCCCACAGCGGCTCGGGCGAGTTCCTCAAGGGGCTCTCGACCGAACAGAAGTCGAAGGCCGAGCTGTCGCTGATCGGCCAGTTCGGCGTCGGCTTCTACTCGGCGTTCATGATCGCCGACCAGGTCCGCGTCCGGACGCGGAGCTACCGCGAGGAGCACGGCTGGGAGTGGTCGTCCGACGGCACCGGCCGGTTCACCATCGAGTCCGTCGAATCCCCCTTGCCCCGCGGCACCGAGATCATCCTCCACCTCAAGGATGACGCCCACGACTTCGCCAAGCCGTATCGGATCAAGGACGCCGTCAAGCGGTACTCCAGCTTCGTCCCCCACCCGATCAAGCTGCTCCCCGAAGCCGAGGTCCTCAACGACCAGAAGCCGATCTGGGTCGAGCCCAAGCGCCAGGTCACCGACGAGCAGTACGAGCGGTTCTACCAGCACCTGAGCCACCACGGGGATGAAAAGCCGCTCTGGCGGCTGCACGTCTCGGTCGATTCGCCGATCCAGTTCCACGCGGTCCTCTTCTGCCCGCCGACGAACCTGGAGCGGATGGGATTCCCGCGCGTCGAGCACGGCGTCAGCCTGTGCGCCAAGCGGATCCTCGTGCAGCACGACTGCCGCGAACTGCTGCCGGACTACCTCCGGTTCCTCTTCGGCCTGGTCGACTCCGAAGACCTGCCGCTGAACGTCTCGCGCGAGACGCTCCAGGACAACACGGTGATCCGCCGGATCCGGGGCTCGCTGCTCAAGTCGATCTTCGACCGCCTGGAGCAACTCGCGAAGGATGAGCCCGAGGCCTTCCAAACGTTCACCGACCAGTTCGGCATGATGCTCAAGGAAGGCGTGATCGTCGACTTCGCCCAGCGCGAGCGGTTGGCGAAGCTCATCCGGTTCGGCTCCTCGCACAAGGCCGACGACAAGCTCGACGTCTCGCTGGACGACTACGTCGCGCGGATGCCCGAGAACCAGAAGCGGATCTACTTCCTGGGCGGCCCTGACCTCGCCGCGATCGAGAAGAACCCCAATCTGGAAGTCTTCCGAAAGCGCAAGCTGGAGGTCCTGTACCTCACCGAGCCCATCGACGAATTCGTCATGAACTCGCTCGGGCAGTACGGCGGCAAGCGGCTGACCTCGATCGACTCCGACGACCTGGAACTCCCCGAGGCCCCCGCCGAGGAAGGCAAGGCCGAGGATGCGGAGGCGTCGAAAGCCGAGCCGGGCTTCGAGCGGGTGCTGACCCTCTTCCGCGAGGCTCTCGGCAGCCGGGTGCGAGAGGTCCGCGAGTCCCATCGCCTGACCGACAGCCCCTGCTGCCTGGTCAACGCCGACGGCACGCTCTCCACTCAGATGCAGCGCATCCTGAAGATGGCCAACCGCGACATGCCCGAGGCCGAGCGGATTCTGGAGATCAACCCGAAGGCTCCGTTGATCCGTCGCCTGACCCGTCTGAGCGCCAACACGGACCACGACGCCTTTATCAAGGAGTGCGGACTCCAGCTCTGGTCGAACGCCCTGATCCTGGAAGGCGTCACTCCGGACGCCCGCGAATTGACCTCCCGGATCGAGTCGTTCATGGACGAGGCGGCGGAGAAACGCTCGCCGTTAATCGTCATGTGA
- a CDS encoding bifunctional 4-hydroxy-2-oxoglutarate aldolase/2-dehydro-3-deoxy-phosphogluconate aldolase, with protein sequence MSREKTLKRILDGGIVAVVRAESGEALVKVVEALAEGGVTAAEITFTVPDALDVIRDARRALGDSVALGAGTVLDPETARAAILAGAEYLVSPTVNLDVIRLARRYDKAVMPGAFTPTEILTAWEAGADVVKVFPAEIGGPPFLKAVRGPLPQIKLMPTGGVDLNTAAAFLKAGACCLGVGGSLVEPKAVAAGDFARIRDLASKYVAIVREFRGM encoded by the coding sequence ATGAGTCGCGAGAAGACGCTGAAACGGATCCTCGACGGCGGGATCGTCGCCGTCGTGCGGGCGGAGTCGGGCGAGGCGCTTGTGAAGGTCGTCGAGGCCCTGGCCGAAGGTGGAGTCACCGCGGCCGAGATCACCTTCACCGTCCCCGACGCGCTCGACGTGATCCGCGACGCTCGCCGCGCCCTGGGGGATTCGGTGGCGCTCGGCGCCGGCACGGTGCTCGACCCCGAGACCGCCCGAGCCGCGATCCTCGCCGGGGCCGAGTACCTCGTCAGCCCGACCGTGAACCTGGACGTGATCCGTCTCGCCCGGCGCTACGACAAGGCCGTGATGCCCGGCGCGTTCACGCCCACAGAGATCCTCACCGCCTGGGAAGCCGGCGCCGACGTGGTGAAGGTCTTCCCCGCCGAGATCGGCGGCCCTCCGTTCCTGAAGGCGGTCCGCGGTCCACTCCCCCAGATCAAGCTGATGCCCACCGGCGGCGTCGACCTCAACACGGCCGCCGCGTTCCTCAAGGCCGGCGCCTGCTGCCTGGGCGTCGGCGGCTCGCTCGTCGAACCCAAGGCCGTCGCCGCCGGAGATTTCGCCCGGATTCGCGATCTGGCTTCGAAGTATGTCGCCATCGTCCGGGAGTTTCGTGGGATGTAA